Proteins encoded in a region of the Scatophagus argus isolate fScaArg1 chromosome 1, fScaArg1.pri, whole genome shotgun sequence genome:
- the LOC124057704 gene encoding DNA-binding protein RFX7-like isoform X1, whose protein sequence is MAEEDPQQQPDRGSRSLPGLLPGLQGAEASALQLRIKNSICKSVQSKVENILQDIEKFSDIEKLYLYLKLPSGPSSNTDKSDQSALSSSRTQQMHAFSWIRNHLEEYPETSLPKQEVYDEYKSFCDNLNYHPLSAADFGKMMKNVFPNMKARRLGMRGKSKYCYSGLRKRPFVHMPSLPSLDLHKTGDGLQCDVFESAGQLSSIKEDVRFAACDLVCEWAQKVLKRQFDAVEDLARFLIDSHYISNKSLAALTITTGTATEVNTPQSVSAFVPTAEAHSFQPHVTTLSSPSVDAKQQLQRKIQRKQQEQKLHSPLPGERQTKGADDSVPCASPTPLSPQPTIGIVVAAVPSPITVQRSRQLMSPSPVGTVENKMLPINFQMVTQPVQAVTQGRKTPQNIISSPVVERTARQRYAQILPKPSASTAITLRSPSTMIIGKSPIKTVMTTCHVSPVSLVKMTAISLATNSSNTTFSLANTTLRPASAGISGSAVSEDISYNQSMRSTSAVPLLASANTNNIDVEMEVEAIHRNSQMQNPTSLMLTQGAMGNRAGGAVQRAASVPIPQTRGFLGPEETSSTSCNGNSSSSTGTVAAAESSNNSSNNTSTLHLTPSTQNTRAVSLMNTSRTPSFGESSIVTSVKEGFLSTKSVRKRLGLSPDLSPVKRVFMPQQAVEGTAGLGYGIRNAVGNLPKPGAPTRPESAPASREVETKMNSISSTNIHTFCTSSFRASGFYSVAKTQSSLQRKNTSTVMETGTSVSHALTQQQQGHTMANVNATPNNPSLQKHSGVNDVRSSNTTDSLEGAHQQIGTESNPASESLDFFSPTSSLGQLPMQTDGDYFPFDDDVTQDSIVEELVQMEEQIKLNNLQEFGSCVTLQGQQAMMPDNIMSTNQTMTTFYHAANNHSSQIQTPTPTPTPTLEMMGGAQGLTRESPCSRITSTTPVDSALGSSRHTPVGTPHSSCSSNVPPSPVECRNPFAFTPISSSITGLHDGSTVSSSPVKPMQRPMATHPDKTRLEWMNNSYNSSSGSLNKSNSGMGILPSYDSLIGDHFQKPHAFAVPHARHHDSHFGRLTPISPVQQQVASMGNITKQQGFAVPAPLDNKATNTPPTASRCRSVSPAVHQRNLSGNAGSLPYIPRSAVSPFNSPVTPEMLNIFANSQANLGVNSMAQRSHSVPLNIMMQTEVLPAPGQQCENITNVLLSKLDGDHNDTVRGLGINNLPSSYTARMNLTQILESDPNLSCGDNHLSPMTSDSTSACKLQRSNYLMENSVNEQMILSAGDSRAESGSREQHGQQVQPMLSTLSSQQHQEELQQHQQLDFSSTAKDLLMDNSLTAGTQLMEQVSELTTGVAHVPCEIRMKSELSGSINDLNALDANLLFDPNQQGQYQNAAPEELMNDPLFQQITSEVVHSSGLDWLESKDHPTVGLMG, encoded by the exons GAGCTTCTGTGACAATCTTAACTACCACCCGCTGAGTGCTGCAGACTTtggaaaaatgatgaaaaacgtCTTCCCGAACATGAAGGCGCGTCGACTTGGCATGAGAGGAAAATCTAA ATATTGCTATAGTGGACTAAGGAAGAGGCCTTTTGTTCACATGCCATCTTTACCCAGTCTGGATCTCCATAAAACAGGGGATGGA CTTCAGTGTGATGTTTTCGAGTCAGCCGGCCAGCTCAGCAGCATAAAGGAGGACGTGCGATTTGCAGCCTGTGATCTGGTGTGTGAGTGGGCTCAAAAGGTGCTGAAACGCCAGTTTGATGCTGTGGAAGACTTGGCTCGCTTTCTAATCGACAGCCATTACATCAGCAACAAGTCTTTGGCAGCTCTCACTATTACAACCGGCACAGCAACAG AGGTTAATACTCCACAGTCGGTGTCAGCCTTCGTCCCCACTGCTGAGGCTCACTCCTTCCAGCCCCATGTGACCACTCTGTCCTCACCTTCTGTGGATGCGAAGCAGCAGCTCCAGAGGAAGATCCAGAGGAAACAACAAGAGCAGAAGCTGCACTCTCCTTTGCCCGGAGAGCGACAAACCAAGGGGGCAGATGACAGTGTGCCTTGTGCGAGCCCCACCCCTCTGTCACCTCAGCCAACCATAGGCATTGTGGTCGCTGCAGTCCCCAGCCCCATCACG GTACAGAGAAGCAGACAGCTGATGTCCCCCAGTCCAGTGGGAACagtagaaaacaaaatgctgcctATAAACTTTCAAATGGTGACGCAGCCAGTTCAGGCAGTGACACAGGGCCGCAAAACTCCACAAAATATTATATCCAGTCCCGTGGTAGAACGCACTGCTCGACAGCGCTACGCACAAATCTTGCCCAAGCCTTCGGCCTCCACTGCTATTACTTTGCGCTCACCCTCCACCATGATCATCGGCAAGAGCCCCATTAAGACTGTGATGACTACGTGTCACGTCAGCCCAGTCAGTTTGGTCAAGATGACAGCCATATCGCTTGCAACCAACAGCAGCAATACCACCTTCTCCCTCGCAAACACCACTCTGCGGCCGGCATCTGCAGGCATTAGCGGTTCAGCAGTTTCAGAAGACATCAGTTACAATCAAAGCATGAGGAGCACTTCTGCAGTCCCCCTTCTGGCCTCGGCCAACACAAATAACATCGATGTTGAAATGGAAGTCGAAGCTATACATAGAAACAGTCAAATGCAAAATCCTACCAGTTTAATGCTCACTCAAGGAGCAATGGGAAATAGGGCTGGAGGGGCTGTCCAGAGGGCTGCCAGTGTGCCCATACCTCAGACCAGAGGCTTCCTGGGGCCGGAGGAAACATCCAGCACTAGTTGCAACGGAAATTCCTCCTCAAGCACTGGcactgtggcagcagcagaaagcagcaaTAATAGTTCTAATAATACAAGCACTTTGCACTTAACTCCCTCGACTCAGAATACCAGGGCTGTTTCTTTAATGAACACCAGCAGAACACCTTCATTTGGGGAAAGCAGTATTGTAACATCTGTAAAGGAAGGTTTCTTATCAACTAAGAGCGTCAGGAAACGCTTGGGCCTCAGTCCGGACCTTTCACCAGTCAAAAGGGTTTTTATGCCCCAGCAGGCAGTAGAGGGCACTGCTGGTCTTGGATATGGTATTAGAAATGCAGTTGGTAACCTCCCAAAGCCAGGAGCTCCAACTAGACCTGAAAGTGCACCAGCATCGAGAGAGGTAGAAACGAAAATGAACTCTATCTCGTCCACTAACATCCACACATTCTGCACTTCCTCTTTCAGAGCCAGTGGCTTCTACTCTGTTGCCAAAACACAGAGTTCattgcagaggaaaaacacttcCACTGTTATGGAAACTGGCACCTCAGTCAGTCACGCAttaacacagcaacagcaggggCACACAATGGCCAACGTTAATGCCACACCTAATAACCCCAGCCTCCAAAAACATTCAGGTGTGAACGATGTTAGGAGTTCAAACACCACAGACAGCCTGGAAGGAGCTCATCAACAGATCGGCACTGAGTCCAACCCTGCCTCTGAATCATTAGACTTTTTCAGTCCAACTTCATCGTTGGGCCAGCTCCCTatgcagacagatggagactACTTTCCGTTTGATGATGACGTGACGCAGGACAGCATTGTGGAGGAGTTAGTGCAGATGGAAGAGCAGATAAAACTTAACAACCTGCAGGAGTTTGGAAGCTGTGTCACACTGCAGGGCCAGCAGGCTATGATGCCGGATAACATAATGTCCACCAATCAGACCATGACAACTTTCTATCATGCTGCAAACAACCACAGCAGCCAGATCCAAACTCCAACACCCACTCCCACACCCACATTGGAAATGATGGGAGGAGCCCAAGGTCTTACCAGAGAGAGCCCCTGTTCCCGCATCACCTCCACAACTCCAGTGGACAGCGCATTGGGAAGCAGTCGTCACACCCCAGTTGGTACTCCGCACTCAAGTTGCAGCAGCAATGTGCCTCCAAGTCCAGTGGAGTGTAGGAACCCGTTTGCATTTACACCCATCAGCTCCAGCATCACTGGTCTCCATGATGGCAGCACCGTCTCCAGCAGCCCTGTCAAGCCCATGCAGAGGCCAATGGCCACCCACCCAGACAAGACCAGGCTGGAGTGGATGAATAACagttacaacagcagcagcggGAGTTTAAACAAGTCAAACAGTGGAATGGGAATCCTCCCCAGTTATGACAGCCTGATAGGTGACCATTTTCAAAAGCCTCACGCCTTTGCTGTCCCTCACGCGCGGCATCACGACAGCCATTTTGGCCGTTTGACTCCCATTTCgcctgtgcagcagcaggtagCTAGCATGGGAAACATAACCAAGCAGCAGGGTTTTGCTGTACCTGCCCCTCTGGATAACAAAGCCACTAACACACCGCCTACAGCTTCTCGATGTCGCAGTGTAAGCCCTGCTGTACATCAAAGGAATTTGAGTGGAAATGCAGGAAGCCTTCCCTATATCCCTCGTTCAGCTGTGTCACCCTTTAACTCGCCTGTGACACCTGAGATGTTGAACATCTTTGCAAACAGTCAGGCAAATCTTGGGGTGAACAGCATGGCTCAGAGGAGCCATTCTGTGCCACTCAACATCATGATGCAAACTGAGGTCCTGCCCGCACCGGGCCAACAATGTGAAAACATCACCAATGTCCTTCTGAGCAAGCTTGATGGAGACCACAATGACACTGTGCGGGGTCTGGGCATCAATAATTTACCCTCCAGCTATACTGCACGCATGAACCTCACCCAGATCCTTGAGTCTGACCCTAACCTCTCCTGCGGTGACAACCACCTCAGCCCGATGACTTCTGACTCCACCAGCGCATGCAAGTTGCAGAGGTCAAATTATCTCATGGAAAATTCTGTCAATGAACAAATGATTCTCTCTGCAGGTGACAGCCGAGCAGAGTCGGGCTCGAGAGAGCAGCATGGACAGCAGGTCCAGCCTATGTTGTCAACTCTGAGCTCACAGCAGCATCAAGAAGAActacagcagcatcagcagttGGATTTCAGCAGCACTGCAAAAGACCTCCTGATGGACAACAGCCTGACTGCTGGCACCCAGCTCATGGAACAGGTCTCAGAGTTAACTACAGGCGTGGCACATGTCCCTTGTGAAATCAGAATGAAATCAGAGCTCTCCGGTAGCATCAATGACCTTAACGCATTGGATGCAAACCTGCTGTTTGACCCTAACCAGCAAGGGCAGTATCAAAATGCTGCTCCGGAGGAGTTGATGAATGATCCGCTGTTTCAGCAAATTACCAGCGAGGTGGTACACTCGAGCGGACTTGACTGGCTAGAAAGCAAAGACCATCCCACTGTTGGGTTGATGGGTTGA
- the LOC124057704 gene encoding DNA-binding protein RFX7-like isoform X2, which yields MMKNVFPNMKARRLGMRGKSKYCYSGLRKRPFVHMPSLPSLDLHKTGDGLQCDVFESAGQLSSIKEDVRFAACDLVCEWAQKVLKRQFDAVEDLARFLIDSHYISNKSLAALTITTGTATEVNTPQSVSAFVPTAEAHSFQPHVTTLSSPSVDAKQQLQRKIQRKQQEQKLHSPLPGERQTKGADDSVPCASPTPLSPQPTIGIVVAAVPSPITVQRSRQLMSPSPVGTVENKMLPINFQMVTQPVQAVTQGRKTPQNIISSPVVERTARQRYAQILPKPSASTAITLRSPSTMIIGKSPIKTVMTTCHVSPVSLVKMTAISLATNSSNTTFSLANTTLRPASAGISGSAVSEDISYNQSMRSTSAVPLLASANTNNIDVEMEVEAIHRNSQMQNPTSLMLTQGAMGNRAGGAVQRAASVPIPQTRGFLGPEETSSTSCNGNSSSSTGTVAAAESSNNSSNNTSTLHLTPSTQNTRAVSLMNTSRTPSFGESSIVTSVKEGFLSTKSVRKRLGLSPDLSPVKRVFMPQQAVEGTAGLGYGIRNAVGNLPKPGAPTRPESAPASREVETKMNSISSTNIHTFCTSSFRASGFYSVAKTQSSLQRKNTSTVMETGTSVSHALTQQQQGHTMANVNATPNNPSLQKHSGVNDVRSSNTTDSLEGAHQQIGTESNPASESLDFFSPTSSLGQLPMQTDGDYFPFDDDVTQDSIVEELVQMEEQIKLNNLQEFGSCVTLQGQQAMMPDNIMSTNQTMTTFYHAANNHSSQIQTPTPTPTPTLEMMGGAQGLTRESPCSRITSTTPVDSALGSSRHTPVGTPHSSCSSNVPPSPVECRNPFAFTPISSSITGLHDGSTVSSSPVKPMQRPMATHPDKTRLEWMNNSYNSSSGSLNKSNSGMGILPSYDSLIGDHFQKPHAFAVPHARHHDSHFGRLTPISPVQQQVASMGNITKQQGFAVPAPLDNKATNTPPTASRCRSVSPAVHQRNLSGNAGSLPYIPRSAVSPFNSPVTPEMLNIFANSQANLGVNSMAQRSHSVPLNIMMQTEVLPAPGQQCENITNVLLSKLDGDHNDTVRGLGINNLPSSYTARMNLTQILESDPNLSCGDNHLSPMTSDSTSACKLQRSNYLMENSVNEQMILSAGDSRAESGSREQHGQQVQPMLSTLSSQQHQEELQQHQQLDFSSTAKDLLMDNSLTAGTQLMEQVSELTTGVAHVPCEIRMKSELSGSINDLNALDANLLFDPNQQGQYQNAAPEELMNDPLFQQITSEVVHSSGLDWLESKDHPTVGLMG from the exons atgatgaaaaacgtCTTCCCGAACATGAAGGCGCGTCGACTTGGCATGAGAGGAAAATCTAA ATATTGCTATAGTGGACTAAGGAAGAGGCCTTTTGTTCACATGCCATCTTTACCCAGTCTGGATCTCCATAAAACAGGGGATGGA CTTCAGTGTGATGTTTTCGAGTCAGCCGGCCAGCTCAGCAGCATAAAGGAGGACGTGCGATTTGCAGCCTGTGATCTGGTGTGTGAGTGGGCTCAAAAGGTGCTGAAACGCCAGTTTGATGCTGTGGAAGACTTGGCTCGCTTTCTAATCGACAGCCATTACATCAGCAACAAGTCTTTGGCAGCTCTCACTATTACAACCGGCACAGCAACAG AGGTTAATACTCCACAGTCGGTGTCAGCCTTCGTCCCCACTGCTGAGGCTCACTCCTTCCAGCCCCATGTGACCACTCTGTCCTCACCTTCTGTGGATGCGAAGCAGCAGCTCCAGAGGAAGATCCAGAGGAAACAACAAGAGCAGAAGCTGCACTCTCCTTTGCCCGGAGAGCGACAAACCAAGGGGGCAGATGACAGTGTGCCTTGTGCGAGCCCCACCCCTCTGTCACCTCAGCCAACCATAGGCATTGTGGTCGCTGCAGTCCCCAGCCCCATCACG GTACAGAGAAGCAGACAGCTGATGTCCCCCAGTCCAGTGGGAACagtagaaaacaaaatgctgcctATAAACTTTCAAATGGTGACGCAGCCAGTTCAGGCAGTGACACAGGGCCGCAAAACTCCACAAAATATTATATCCAGTCCCGTGGTAGAACGCACTGCTCGACAGCGCTACGCACAAATCTTGCCCAAGCCTTCGGCCTCCACTGCTATTACTTTGCGCTCACCCTCCACCATGATCATCGGCAAGAGCCCCATTAAGACTGTGATGACTACGTGTCACGTCAGCCCAGTCAGTTTGGTCAAGATGACAGCCATATCGCTTGCAACCAACAGCAGCAATACCACCTTCTCCCTCGCAAACACCACTCTGCGGCCGGCATCTGCAGGCATTAGCGGTTCAGCAGTTTCAGAAGACATCAGTTACAATCAAAGCATGAGGAGCACTTCTGCAGTCCCCCTTCTGGCCTCGGCCAACACAAATAACATCGATGTTGAAATGGAAGTCGAAGCTATACATAGAAACAGTCAAATGCAAAATCCTACCAGTTTAATGCTCACTCAAGGAGCAATGGGAAATAGGGCTGGAGGGGCTGTCCAGAGGGCTGCCAGTGTGCCCATACCTCAGACCAGAGGCTTCCTGGGGCCGGAGGAAACATCCAGCACTAGTTGCAACGGAAATTCCTCCTCAAGCACTGGcactgtggcagcagcagaaagcagcaaTAATAGTTCTAATAATACAAGCACTTTGCACTTAACTCCCTCGACTCAGAATACCAGGGCTGTTTCTTTAATGAACACCAGCAGAACACCTTCATTTGGGGAAAGCAGTATTGTAACATCTGTAAAGGAAGGTTTCTTATCAACTAAGAGCGTCAGGAAACGCTTGGGCCTCAGTCCGGACCTTTCACCAGTCAAAAGGGTTTTTATGCCCCAGCAGGCAGTAGAGGGCACTGCTGGTCTTGGATATGGTATTAGAAATGCAGTTGGTAACCTCCCAAAGCCAGGAGCTCCAACTAGACCTGAAAGTGCACCAGCATCGAGAGAGGTAGAAACGAAAATGAACTCTATCTCGTCCACTAACATCCACACATTCTGCACTTCCTCTTTCAGAGCCAGTGGCTTCTACTCTGTTGCCAAAACACAGAGTTCattgcagaggaaaaacacttcCACTGTTATGGAAACTGGCACCTCAGTCAGTCACGCAttaacacagcaacagcaggggCACACAATGGCCAACGTTAATGCCACACCTAATAACCCCAGCCTCCAAAAACATTCAGGTGTGAACGATGTTAGGAGTTCAAACACCACAGACAGCCTGGAAGGAGCTCATCAACAGATCGGCACTGAGTCCAACCCTGCCTCTGAATCATTAGACTTTTTCAGTCCAACTTCATCGTTGGGCCAGCTCCCTatgcagacagatggagactACTTTCCGTTTGATGATGACGTGACGCAGGACAGCATTGTGGAGGAGTTAGTGCAGATGGAAGAGCAGATAAAACTTAACAACCTGCAGGAGTTTGGAAGCTGTGTCACACTGCAGGGCCAGCAGGCTATGATGCCGGATAACATAATGTCCACCAATCAGACCATGACAACTTTCTATCATGCTGCAAACAACCACAGCAGCCAGATCCAAACTCCAACACCCACTCCCACACCCACATTGGAAATGATGGGAGGAGCCCAAGGTCTTACCAGAGAGAGCCCCTGTTCCCGCATCACCTCCACAACTCCAGTGGACAGCGCATTGGGAAGCAGTCGTCACACCCCAGTTGGTACTCCGCACTCAAGTTGCAGCAGCAATGTGCCTCCAAGTCCAGTGGAGTGTAGGAACCCGTTTGCATTTACACCCATCAGCTCCAGCATCACTGGTCTCCATGATGGCAGCACCGTCTCCAGCAGCCCTGTCAAGCCCATGCAGAGGCCAATGGCCACCCACCCAGACAAGACCAGGCTGGAGTGGATGAATAACagttacaacagcagcagcggGAGTTTAAACAAGTCAAACAGTGGAATGGGAATCCTCCCCAGTTATGACAGCCTGATAGGTGACCATTTTCAAAAGCCTCACGCCTTTGCTGTCCCTCACGCGCGGCATCACGACAGCCATTTTGGCCGTTTGACTCCCATTTCgcctgtgcagcagcaggtagCTAGCATGGGAAACATAACCAAGCAGCAGGGTTTTGCTGTACCTGCCCCTCTGGATAACAAAGCCACTAACACACCGCCTACAGCTTCTCGATGTCGCAGTGTAAGCCCTGCTGTACATCAAAGGAATTTGAGTGGAAATGCAGGAAGCCTTCCCTATATCCCTCGTTCAGCTGTGTCACCCTTTAACTCGCCTGTGACACCTGAGATGTTGAACATCTTTGCAAACAGTCAGGCAAATCTTGGGGTGAACAGCATGGCTCAGAGGAGCCATTCTGTGCCACTCAACATCATGATGCAAACTGAGGTCCTGCCCGCACCGGGCCAACAATGTGAAAACATCACCAATGTCCTTCTGAGCAAGCTTGATGGAGACCACAATGACACTGTGCGGGGTCTGGGCATCAATAATTTACCCTCCAGCTATACTGCACGCATGAACCTCACCCAGATCCTTGAGTCTGACCCTAACCTCTCCTGCGGTGACAACCACCTCAGCCCGATGACTTCTGACTCCACCAGCGCATGCAAGTTGCAGAGGTCAAATTATCTCATGGAAAATTCTGTCAATGAACAAATGATTCTCTCTGCAGGTGACAGCCGAGCAGAGTCGGGCTCGAGAGAGCAGCATGGACAGCAGGTCCAGCCTATGTTGTCAACTCTGAGCTCACAGCAGCATCAAGAAGAActacagcagcatcagcagttGGATTTCAGCAGCACTGCAAAAGACCTCCTGATGGACAACAGCCTGACTGCTGGCACCCAGCTCATGGAACAGGTCTCAGAGTTAACTACAGGCGTGGCACATGTCCCTTGTGAAATCAGAATGAAATCAGAGCTCTCCGGTAGCATCAATGACCTTAACGCATTGGATGCAAACCTGCTGTTTGACCCTAACCAGCAAGGGCAGTATCAAAATGCTGCTCCGGAGGAGTTGATGAATGATCCGCTGTTTCAGCAAATTACCAGCGAGGTGGTACACTCGAGCGGACTTGACTGGCTAGAAAGCAAAGACCATCCCACTGTTGGGTTGATGGGTTGA